The window TGGAAAATAGAGTTGCTTTGATAACGGGAGCTGCAAGCGGTATCGGTCTTGAAATTGCTCGTACTTATGCACGGGAAGGGGCCAAGGTGGTCATTTCCGACATAAATGGAGAACAAGCGAATTTGGCTGCACAGAAGTTGCAGCAAGAAGGCTTTGAAGCTATAGGTGTCAAATGCGATGTAACGCAGGAGCAGCAATTTGTCGAAGCCATTGAAACCGTGGTTCAAACCTATAAGAGACTTGACATCCTCGTTAATAATGCAGGATTACAGCATGTTGCACCCATTGAGGATTTCCCTGTAGAAAAGTTTGAATTCATGATAAAGGTGATGCTGACAGGTGCTTTTATCGGCATCAAGCATGCGTTCCCTATCATGAAGGAACAAGGCTTTGGCCGGATCATTAATATGGCTTCGATCAACGGAGTCATTGGATTTGCAGGCAAAGCTGCCTATAACAGCGCAAAGCATGGGCTGATTGGTTTGACGAAAGTAGCAGCACTCGAAGGTGCTCCCCACGGCATCACAGTGAACGCACTGTGCCCGGGTTATGTAGATACACCGCTCGTTAGAGGGCAGTTACAGGACTTGGCGAAAACGCGCAATGTTCCTTTAGAAAGTGTCCTTGAAGAAGTTATTTACCCTTTGGTTCCACAAAGACGCCTCTTAGCTGTTGAGGAAATTGCTGACTATGCGATGTTAATTGCAAGCGATAAATTACGAGGTGTAACGGGAGCTTCCCTATTAATCGACGGGGGTTACACGGCACAGTAGAGATAGAACAACCTAGGGATAGGAATAGGAGATGAATCATCATGAACAAGATATGTTCTTCCATAGAGGAAGCTGTAGCGGATTTTCGTGACGGAGTTACGTTAATTGTTGGCGGTTTCGGGCTTTGCGGGATTCCTGAAAACTTGATTGCTGCGCTTAAAGCGCAAGGGACCAAGGATTTATGCGTAGTTAGCAATAACTGCGGGGTTGATGATTGTGGACTAGGACTATTGCTGGCCAATAAACAAATCAAGAAAATGATTTCCTCCTATGTGGGAGAAAACAAAACGTTTGAGCAGCAGTTTTTAAGCGGGGAGCTCGAAGTGGAGCTGGTTCCACAAGGAACGCTTGCCGAACGAATTCGCGCAGGCGGAGCCGGCATCCCAGGGTTTTATACAGCTTCAGGCGTAGGCACTTTAGTTGCTGAAGGCAAAGAGCACAAAACGTTTGAAGGACGCACCTATTTGTTGGAAAAAGGGATTGTCGGTGATTTTGCCTTGGTCAAAGCTTGGAAAGCTGACCCGCTGGGCAATCTAGTTTTCCGCAAAACATCGCGTAACTTTAATCCGTTGGCAGCAGCAGCGGGAAAAGTGACGATCGTTGAGGTTGAAGAAATTGTGCAAGTAGGCGAGTTGAGCCCAGACGATATTCATACGCCAGGTATTTATGTGCAGCGGATTGTAAAGGGTGCGTCCTATGAAAAACGGATTGAGCGTCTCACCGTTCGAAGTAAGGAGGTATCGGCATGAAAAATGACCGTTTAGCGATTATTAAGTGCGCCGTTGAGGAAATTAAAGAGGGCATGTATGTCAATTTAGGCATTGGCTTGCCTACACTCGTCGCCAATTATATACCACCAGAAATGACGGTTATGCTGCAATCGGAAAATGGGCTTCTGGGCATCGGTGCCTACCCTTACGTAGGGGAAGAAGATCCGGATTTGATTAATGCAGGCAAAGAAACGGTAACCGCTGTGGCGGGCGCTTCTTTTTTTGATAGTGCAGAATCTTTCGCTATGATCCGAGGCGGTCATATTGACTTGGCCATTCTTGGCGGTATGGAGGTAGCGGAGAATGGTGACCTTGCCAATTGGATGATTCCTGGAAAAATGGTGAAAGGGATGGGCGGCGCTATGGATTTGGTCAACGGCGCCAAACGGATCATTGTTATTATGGAACATGTGAATAAAGCAGGTGAGTCAAAGGTTAAAAAGGCATGTACCCTGCCATTGACAGGCAAGAGTGTAGTGAATCGTCTGATCACGGACTTAGCCGTGTTTGATTTTACAGAAGAGGGCATAGTGTTATCCAGCCTACAGCCAGGAGTAACGATGGAAGAGGTTCTCGCCAACACGGAAGCGCGTTTTATAATTAGTCCTCTTCTCCAAAATGTACCTCAGATGAGCAAAGGAGATCATTATGAGTAGAGAGGTCGTTATTGTTAGTGCAGTCCGCACAGCTGTTGGCAGCTTTCAGGGAGCGTTGGCGGATATATCGGCTCCGCAGCTCGGCAGTACAGTTATCCAAGAGGCTCTGAAGAGAGCTAATCTGACTGACAGCCAAGTAGACGAAGTTATCATGGGTAACGTGCTTCAGGCTGGACTTGGGCAAAACCCTGCCCGGCAAGCTTGGCTGAAGGCGGGGTATTCGCATTTCGTTCCAGCGATGACCATTAATAAGGTGTGCGGTTCGGGCCTGAAATCCGTCATGCTGGCGGCACAGTCTGTGAGTCTTGGAGATGCGGATATCGTGGTGGCAGGCGGCATGGAAAATATGACGCAGGCGCCTTATCTGCTGCCCGGGGCTCGTTCAGGCCTGCGGCTCGGTGACAGCACCATGGTGGATTCGATGATTCGGGATGGATTATGGTGTGCGATGTGCGACATCCATATGGGCATCACGGCCGAGAATATAGCGGAGCATCATCGTGTTACACGTGCAGAGCAGGATGAGTTTGCTGCGTGGAGCCAACTGAAGGCGGAGCAAGCGATTGCATCCGGCAGATTCAAGGATGAGATCGTGCCTGTTGCCATCCCGCAAAGAAAAGGCGATCCAGTCTTATTCGCGCAAGATGAGTTTCCTCGGGCAGGTACAACAGCTGAAGTTCTGGGCAAGCTCCGTCCTGCTTTCAAAAAAGAGGGAACAGTTACGGCTGGCAACGCTTCTGGCATTAATGACGGAGCCGCTGCGCTGGTTGTTATGTCTGCGGATAAAGCTAAGGAGCTTGGGCTTGAGCCCTTAGCTCGCATCAAAGGCTATGCGAACGCTGCCTTAGAACCATCCATGATGGGAATGGGGCCCGTTGATGCTGTTCATAAATTGCTCCGTAAAACGGAGATCCGACTCGATAGCGTTGATTTATTTGAGCTGAATGAAGCCTTTGCTTCGCAGTCTTTAGCTGTTGGCCGCGAACTGGGCATCCCACGGGAGAAATTAAATGTCAATGGAGGGTCGATTGCCATTGGACACCCGATTGGTGCAAGCGGAGCCCGCATTCTGGTTACACTGCTGCATGAGCTGGAGAAGAGAGATGGCAAGCTGGGTGTGGCTGCTTTATGTATTGGCGGCGGACAAGGCGTTGCGATGTTGGTCGAGCGTGGATAAATGGAAGAAGCAAGCCGTTCCTGCGGCTTGCTCTTTTGCTGTAAAGATGAGCTTTTGGATTCCGTTAAAAAAACGAAAGCTAGTTACTCGCTAACCATGCGATTAGTCAGACTGCCTAATTTCTCAATAGAAATAGTCACCACATCACCAGCTTGCAAGTATACCCTCTTATCCACAGGATCCCCGAGCACGACCCCTTCAGGTGTACCTGTTAGAATGATATCTCCCGGATACAGCGTCATATGCTGAGAGATATAGCTGACAATTTCGTCACAGTGGAAAATCATATCCGCCGTGTTTGAGTTTTGACGTACTTTGCCGTTGACTGTGGTGCTAATCTGAAGGTCATTCGGGTTGCCGACTTCATCCGCAGTCACTAGATAAGGACCGAGTGGACTGAAGTCATCGCACGATTTGCCAAGCAGCCATTGCTGGGTCCGCATCTGTAAATCACGCGCAGAAAGGTCATTCACACAGCAATAACCGTATACGTGCTCCAAAGCTTGTTCTTTGGAGATATACTTAGCCTGCTTACCAATTACGATAACTAGCTCGCATTCGTAATCGACCTCCTTGGTTACACGAGGTAGTGCAATGTCATGTCCGTGTCCGGTAAGCGTATTATTAAATTTGTTGAAAAGAATCGGGTATTGCGGGATCGGGGCATTCGTTTCTTCGGCATGCTTGCGATAGTTCAGCCCTACGCAAATGATTTTGTTGGGATGCGTAACGCAAGGGCCGTAAATCATTGTCTCTTCGCTGAGCAACAAGGAAGCACGGTCTTCGCGCTCTAGGACTAGATGAACAAGTTTATGTAACGCATCGTTAGCTGATGCCCCGCCATTAATAGCTTCGTGAACAGTGGTAGGAACTGTGAATGCTGGCGACAGCTGCTTGACAGCTTGAACGACATCCAGCACACCAAACTCGGTTTGGACGCCTAGGTTTAACTCATCATTTTTCTTAAAAGTAAGCAGTTTCATTAGTAAAACCTCCTGAATGAATTGTATGAGTGAATGATAAATGAATAAATGCAGATTGCGGGCCGTCTACTTAAGCGTTCTTGCCGAAAGTCACGCCTCCGTCAATATATAACGGTGAACCCATCATGAATTTGGAATCGTCTGAAGCGAGGAACAATGCCGCTAGCGCAACGTCTTCCGGACGGCCCATTTCGTTGCTTAACTGCCTGGATTTCAAAGAGGCGATGGCTGCTTCAGGATCGTCGTAGGAAGTGCGTAGATAGTTTTCTACGAACGGTGTTAAAATGGTTCCCGGCAGCAGTGCATTTACCCGGATGCCATAGGCGGCATAATCCACTTGCATGGATTTCGTTAATGCGAGAACAGCGCCTTTGGTTGCTGCGTAAGAAGCCCGGCGGGCCAGACCTATTTCAGCGATACAGGAAGACATGTTAATAATAGAACCGGATTTGCGTTCCATCATATGTGGCACGACATACTTAGAAGGTAAGAATACACCTTTGACATTAACGCTCATGATGCGGTCCCAGGCGTCAGGTTCTAGCTCATGAAGCGCGCCTACACCGCTAATTCCTGCATTGTTGAAAAGTACGTCTATACGGCCATGTGCCTGTATGATTTGCTCTACCATCTGACTGACGGAGTCTGCTTGGGTAACGTCCGCTTGTATATACGCAGCAGCTCCGCCAGCCCCGATAATTTCATCCGCCGTCTCCTGCCCTTTGACGATGTCGAGATCGTTCACGATGACTTGCGCACCTTCTTGTCCAAATAAGAGAGCAGTACTTTTGCCGATTCCTGATCCTGCACCTGTGATGAGAATGACTTTGTCTCGTAATCGCATGCGAATTCTCCTTTTTATTCGGATAGTTTATGAGCGAGCTTGCAAATTTCTTCTATACAGGACTGCTTCTTCTGCTCCCATTGAGGCAGCATCATGGAGCAGCTGACAGCGGCGATGACTTTTCCCACGGCATTACGAATCGGAGCAGCTGCGCAGCTAAATCCAAGCACGGCTTCCTCCAAATCAAGCGCATAGCCTTGCTTGCGAATTTGATCCAAGTCCATTATTAAAGCTTGTGAAGAGGTAATGGTATGGACGGTAAGCTGCTGAAACGGTTCTTGGTTAGTTGGATAGAATGAAATTAGTTCATCCTTGCTGAGATCGGCCAGCATCGCCTTACCGAGTGCGGTGGCATGAGCAGGTAATCGCATGCCTGGTTCAGATGCTAATCTAACAGGCGTAAGCGCTTCCTCTTTGGCGATATATAGGACTTCCTTGCCATCTAGAACGGCAAGTTGGAACGATTCGCCCAGCCTCAGCTTGGACAAGGAAGCTTCCTTGTGGAAGGACTCATTCAAGTCTCGCTGCTGCATGGCAGCATGGCCGAAACGAGACAATTCTCTTCCTAACCGGTAGGTTTCTCTGGTTTCCTTTTCGATCCACCCCAAGTTCTCCATGGTTAATAACAATGAGTACATCGAGCTTTTGTTAATAGCGAGCGTTCGTGACAAGTCGATAAGTTTCATCTCACCGGGATGCTGAGAGATTTCTTTGAGAATCAGGTGTGCACGTTCGATGGCCGGAACGCGGTATTTATCATCCAAGTAAGGGCCTCCTTGATCGTAAAGCGATTGTTTAAATACTTGAGTTTTTCACTGTTTGGTTTTGTATATAAAACCAAGTTTATATGATAGAACCATTTTATCATATAAGCAGAAAAAAAACGAGAACCCCCGTGAGGAATTCTCGTTTTTTTTCAGTTGATCCGGGCGCGCGCGAATTCTGGGTGCGCGTGTAGCGTCGTATAGTGGCGGTCAAACCCTCTTACTTCACATCAACCTTGGCAAACGCTCTCATCCGTATAGGACGACGGGGTCGTTTATTCTTGAAAGATATGAATTTATAAGTTTTCTGAGGTATGAGAGATCTCCTGTTGGCAAGGTTCGTCAACGTCAGTATTGGAAAACTACTACAGCAGATCTCTTCATTTGAGCCACTTTAGGAGCCTTCTATTGGAATTTATCCATCAGAAAAGTAGTAAAATTTCTTGTTACGAAATGGTTTCGAGGTGATTCCATTGCACATAATCCAATCTGCACCTCAAAATGATATACCCATTCCTTAGATTACTGCACATTTTCCAATGGGAGTGGATGTAGCCAATTCATGTTCAAATTGTTGCAAAGCGTGCAATAACCTACAGCCAATGCAAAAGCTGTAAAGATATTTTTCATCGTTACAGATGCGAAGGGATGTGAAATCGTGTCTCTAAAGATGTTTTGTATTCTTACAAACGAGAAAAAAGCAGCTTTATGCGTTGAGTGAGGCTGTAAAGATATTTTTCATCATTACAGAAGCGAGGGGATGTGGAATCGTGTCTGTAACGATATATTTCATCTTTACAGACGAGAAGATGGCGGATTGGTATCTAAAACGAGCGAGTGATAGCAAAGAGAAGTTCGTTCCCCATGCTCAAACGTAAGCTGTAGACAAGAACCTGGCCATCGGCCAGGTTTTATTTAGTAGAGAGGGTAGATTAGGTTACTTGAACTGCATGTTGTACAACGTACAACAATTTCCTTCGTTTCATCCCTCCAAGCTGGAGATGTTGTATCTAGTACAACAATTTTGCAGGATTTCCTGCTAAACGGTTACTTTTAGGCAGAATTGTTGTATGTTCTGCAACATTTGGACTGGCTAGCACGGATTTGCTTGCGTAAAGTTGTAGAAAATACAACATTGCCAATGAAGCTGCTCCAAATGAAGGCTCCAAATTGTATTCAAACTATTTAATGTCATTAATGAAGTTACTCCATCACATTTAGCTC is drawn from Paenibacillus sp. V4I7 and contains these coding sequences:
- a CDS encoding acetyl-CoA C-acetyltransferase; translation: MSREVVIVSAVRTAVGSFQGALADISAPQLGSTVIQEALKRANLTDSQVDEVIMGNVLQAGLGQNPARQAWLKAGYSHFVPAMTINKVCGSGLKSVMLAAQSVSLGDADIVVAGGMENMTQAPYLLPGARSGLRLGDSTMVDSMIRDGLWCAMCDIHMGITAENIAEHHRVTRAEQDEFAAWSQLKAEQAIASGRFKDEIVPVAIPQRKGDPVLFAQDEFPRAGTTAEVLGKLRPAFKKEGTVTAGNASGINDGAAALVVMSADKAKELGLEPLARIKGYANAALEPSMMGMGPVDAVHKLLRKTEIRLDSVDLFELNEAFASQSLAVGRELGIPREKLNVNGGSIAIGHPIGASGARILVTLLHELEKRDGKLGVAALCIGGGQGVAMLVERG
- a CDS encoding SDR family NAD(P)-dependent oxidoreductase — its product is MRLRDKVILITGAGSGIGKSTALLFGQEGAQVIVNDLDIVKGQETADEIIGAGGAAAYIQADVTQADSVSQMVEQIIQAHGRIDVLFNNAGISGVGALHELEPDAWDRIMSVNVKGVFLPSKYVVPHMMERKSGSIINMSSCIAEIGLARRASYAATKGAVLALTKSMQVDYAAYGIRVNALLPGTILTPFVENYLRTSYDDPEAAIASLKSRQLSNEMGRPEDVALAALFLASDDSKFMMGSPLYIDGGVTFGKNA
- a CDS encoding fumarylacetoacetate hydrolase family protein → MKLLTFKKNDELNLGVQTEFGVLDVVQAVKQLSPAFTVPTTVHEAINGGASANDALHKLVHLVLEREDRASLLLSEETMIYGPCVTHPNKIICVGLNYRKHAEETNAPIPQYPILFNKFNNTLTGHGHDIALPRVTKEVDYECELVIVIGKQAKYISKEQALEHVYGYCCVNDLSARDLQMRTQQWLLGKSCDDFSPLGPYLVTADEVGNPNDLQISTTVNGKVRQNSNTADMIFHCDEIVSYISQHMTLYPGDIILTGTPEGVVLGDPVDKRVYLQAGDVVTISIEKLGSLTNRMVSE
- a CDS encoding 3-oxoacid CoA-transferase subunit B, which gives rise to MKNDRLAIIKCAVEEIKEGMYVNLGIGLPTLVANYIPPEMTVMLQSENGLLGIGAYPYVGEEDPDLINAGKETVTAVAGASFFDSAESFAMIRGGHIDLAILGGMEVAENGDLANWMIPGKMVKGMGGAMDLVNGAKRIIVIMEHVNKAGESKVKKACTLPLTGKSVVNRLITDLAVFDFTEEGIVLSSLQPGVTMEEVLANTEARFIISPLLQNVPQMSKGDHYE
- a CDS encoding IclR family transcriptional regulator, with the translated sequence MDDKYRVPAIERAHLILKEISQHPGEMKLIDLSRTLAINKSSMYSLLLTMENLGWIEKETRETYRLGRELSRFGHAAMQQRDLNESFHKEASLSKLRLGESFQLAVLDGKEVLYIAKEEALTPVRLASEPGMRLPAHATALGKAMLADLSKDELISFYPTNQEPFQQLTVHTITSSQALIMDLDQIRKQGYALDLEEAVLGFSCAAAPIRNAVGKVIAAVSCSMMLPQWEQKKQSCIEEICKLAHKLSE
- a CDS encoding CoA transferase subunit A is translated as MNKICSSIEEAVADFRDGVTLIVGGFGLCGIPENLIAALKAQGTKDLCVVSNNCGVDDCGLGLLLANKQIKKMISSYVGENKTFEQQFLSGELEVELVPQGTLAERIRAGGAGIPGFYTASGVGTLVAEGKEHKTFEGRTYLLEKGIVGDFALVKAWKADPLGNLVFRKTSRNFNPLAAAAGKVTIVEVEEIVQVGELSPDDIHTPGIYVQRIVKGASYEKRIERLTVRSKEVSA
- a CDS encoding 3-hydroxybutyrate dehydrogenase, whose translation is MTRFLENRVALITGAASGIGLEIARTYAREGAKVVISDINGEQANLAAQKLQQEGFEAIGVKCDVTQEQQFVEAIETVVQTYKRLDILVNNAGLQHVAPIEDFPVEKFEFMIKVMLTGAFIGIKHAFPIMKEQGFGRIINMASINGVIGFAGKAAYNSAKHGLIGLTKVAALEGAPHGITVNALCPGYVDTPLVRGQLQDLAKTRNVPLESVLEEVIYPLVPQRRLLAVEEIADYAMLIASDKLRGVTGASLLIDGGYTAQ